One genomic segment of Vagococcus intermedius includes these proteins:
- a CDS encoding manganese-dependent inorganic pyrophosphatase: MSKVLVFGHQNPDTDAITSAISFAYLQKQLGVDAEAVALGPVSEETQYALDYFKVEAPRVIETAGNETNQVMLVDHNEAQQSVVDIKDLEVLAVVDHHRIANFETSNPLFYRAEPVGCTNTIILKMYKEHNIEIPAAVAGLMLSAIISDTLLFKSPTCTEQDIKAAKELSMIAKIDLDVYGLEMLKAGTNLNTKSDEQLLSMDAKSFPMGTKSVRIGQVNTVDVDDVLERQATLEAAMEAENKAEGYDLFLLVITNILDSDSVILAVGDGMDKVESAFNVKLENNTAVLPGVVSRKKQVVPQLTDAFK; this comes from the coding sequence ATGTCAAAAGTTTTAGTTTTTGGTCATCAAAATCCAGATACAGATGCTATTACATCTGCAATTTCATTTGCTTATTTGCAAAAACAATTAGGAGTTGACGCTGAAGCGGTAGCTTTGGGACCAGTTAGTGAAGAAACACAGTATGCTTTGGACTACTTTAAAGTTGAGGCTCCTCGTGTGATTGAAACAGCTGGAAATGAAACAAACCAAGTGATGTTAGTTGACCATAATGAGGCTCAACAAAGTGTTGTTGATATCAAGGACTTGGAAGTTTTAGCGGTAGTTGATCATCATCGTATCGCTAATTTCGAAACAAGTAACCCATTATTTTATCGTGCAGAACCTGTCGGTTGTACAAATACTATTATTTTAAAAATGTATAAAGAACATAACATTGAAATACCAGCTGCTGTTGCAGGGCTAATGTTATCAGCTATTATTTCTGACACGTTATTATTTAAATCACCAACATGTACAGAACAAGATATTAAAGCAGCTAAAGAATTATCAATGATTGCTAAAATTGATTTAGATGTGTATGGATTAGAAATGTTAAAAGCTGGGACTAACTTAAATACTAAATCTGATGAGCAGTTACTTTCAATGGATGCTAAAAGCTTCCCAATGGGTACTAAGAGCGTTCGTATTGGTCAAGTCAACACAGTAGATGTTGATGACGTATTAGAGCGACAAGCGACTTTAGAAGCGGCTATGGAAGCAGAAAATAAAGCTGAGGGATATGATTTATTCTTATTAGTGATCACTAACATCTTAGATAGCGATTCTGTTATTTTAGCTGTTGGGGATGGTATGGATAAAGTAGAAAGTGCTTTTAATGTGAAATTAGAGAATAATACTGCTGTCTTGCCAGGCGTTGTTTCTCGTAAAAAACAAGTTGTACCACAATTGACAGACGCATTTAAATAA
- a CDS encoding DMT family transporter, with product MTGYYYLIGSIILEVFATTMLKLSEGFSNLLPSILLTIGYIGAFYFLSLCLKTLPLSVAYAIWTGAGTILTASIGVLLWNDPFNMMTAFGFTLIILGIIFLNSPTDTKKNT from the coding sequence GTGACTGGTTACTATTATTTAATTGGTTCGATTATTCTTGAAGTTTTTGCAACAACTATGCTGAAATTATCTGAAGGTTTTTCAAACTTACTCCCTTCTATTTTACTAACCATCGGTTATATCGGAGCATTTTATTTTTTATCTCTTTGTTTGAAAACATTACCCTTAAGTGTTGCTTATGCGATTTGGACAGGGGCGGGAACGATTTTGACAGCCTCCATCGGTGTCCTTCTTTGGAATGATCCATTCAACATGATGACTGCTTTTGGCTTTACTTTAATTATCTTAGGTATTATTTTTTTAAATAGTCCGACTGATACTAAAAAAAACACTTAA
- the parC gene encoding DNA topoisomerase IV subunit A — MNARDDIQELALKDVMGDRFGRYSKYIIQERALPDIRDGLKPVQRRILYAMSQDGNTFDKGFRKSAKSVGNIMGNYHPHGDSSIYEAMVRMSQDWKLRDVLIEMHGNNGSMDGDPPAAMRYTEARLSKLSGELLADIEKDTVEFVWNFDDTEKEPTVLPAKYPNLLVNGSTGISAGYATEIPTHNLGEIIAGTIYLIDHPNATLDKLMTYIPGPDFPTGGILQGKKELKQAYGTGKGRVVLRSVTKIEPLKGGKQQIVINEIPYEVNKANLVKKMDEIRLNKKVDGIAEVRDESDRTGLQIVIELKKDTNAEGILNYLFKNTDLQVNYNFNMVAIDAQRPQQVGLKQILEAYVTHRKQVIVRRSEFELAKARKRQHIVEGLIKALSILDEVIATIRASKDKKNAKVNLVTNYQFTEEQAEAIVSLQLYRLTNTDITALEEEARELAETITKLLAILNDEETLLTVLKTELREVKKNYATPRKTLIEEEIQEIIVNTEILIAQEEVMVTVTNEGYLKRTSLRSYGASSPEEIGMKETDYLVFGKQLNTLEHVLIVTNQGNMIYRPVHELPDLRWKDVGEHISQQISGLSADEKIIAVFDYQKLSETRSFVFISRYGLIKQTKMVDFSPWRSYKGRPTICMNLKDEKEEIVNCYLVKDDDPLDVFLVTTKGFGLRYPLAEVPVVGARAAGVKSINLKEDDYVVNGVLVVPDGDTAVTIVTQRGAVKRMLAQEIPPLSRAKRGLMVIRELKAHPHRIVYMTPSSQQPELDITTQNNTRYRVSENDFPISDRTSNGSFIGDEKKDGQIFDIHQVIQAKLRENNE, encoded by the coding sequence ATGAACGCACGAGATGATATTCAAGAGCTAGCGCTTAAGGATGTGATGGGTGACCGCTTTGGTCGTTATTCAAAATATATTATCCAAGAACGTGCCTTGCCAGATATTCGAGACGGTCTAAAACCTGTACAACGCCGTATTTTATATGCGATGTCTCAAGATGGCAATACGTTTGATAAAGGATTCCGTAAGTCTGCTAAATCAGTAGGAAATATTATGGGTAATTACCATCCTCATGGGGATAGTAGTATTTATGAAGCGATGGTTCGTATGAGCCAAGATTGGAAATTACGTGATGTTTTAATTGAAATGCATGGTAACAATGGTAGTATGGATGGCGATCCACCAGCTGCAATGCGTTATACAGAAGCTCGTTTATCCAAATTGAGCGGTGAATTATTAGCCGATATTGAAAAAGATACTGTGGAGTTTGTTTGGAATTTCGACGATACTGAAAAAGAACCAACAGTTTTACCGGCAAAATACCCTAATTTATTGGTGAATGGTTCAACAGGGATTTCAGCGGGCTATGCCACAGAAATTCCAACACATAATTTAGGTGAAATTATTGCGGGTACGATTTATTTAATTGATCATCCTAATGCAACCTTGGATAAGTTGATGACTTATATTCCAGGACCAGATTTTCCAACGGGTGGTATTTTACAAGGTAAAAAAGAGCTAAAACAAGCTTACGGAACAGGTAAGGGACGTGTTGTTTTACGCTCAGTTACAAAAATTGAACCACTAAAAGGTGGCAAACAACAAATTGTTATTAACGAAATCCCATACGAGGTTAATAAAGCAAATTTAGTTAAAAAGATGGATGAAATTCGTTTAAACAAAAAAGTAGATGGAATTGCGGAGGTTCGTGACGAAAGCGACCGGACTGGACTCCAGATTGTTATAGAGCTGAAAAAAGATACCAACGCTGAGGGTATTTTGAATTATTTATTTAAAAATACTGATTTGCAAGTCAACTATAATTTCAATATGGTAGCAATCGATGCTCAACGACCTCAACAAGTAGGATTGAAGCAAATTTTAGAGGCCTATGTAACGCATAGAAAACAAGTGATTGTTCGTCGTAGTGAGTTTGAACTAGCAAAAGCACGTAAACGTCAACATATTGTCGAAGGCCTTATTAAGGCGTTGTCAATTTTAGATGAAGTAATTGCAACAATTAGAGCTAGTAAAGATAAAAAAAATGCTAAAGTTAATTTGGTAACTAACTATCAATTTACTGAAGAACAAGCAGAGGCGATTGTCTCACTTCAATTATATCGCTTAACTAATACTGACATTACTGCCTTAGAAGAAGAAGCTCGTGAGCTAGCTGAAACGATTACTAAACTATTAGCTATTTTGAATGATGAGGAGACGCTTTTAACAGTTTTAAAAACAGAATTACGTGAAGTGAAAAAAAATTATGCAACGCCACGTAAGACCTTGATTGAAGAAGAAATTCAAGAAATTATTGTCAATACAGAAATCTTAATTGCTCAAGAAGAAGTGATGGTAACTGTTACAAACGAAGGCTATTTAAAACGAACTAGTTTGCGTTCTTATGGCGCCTCTAGTCCTGAAGAGATTGGAATGAAAGAAACGGACTATTTAGTTTTTGGTAAGCAATTAAATACGTTAGAACATGTCTTGATTGTAACCAATCAAGGGAATATGATTTATCGTCCAGTCCACGAATTACCAGATTTACGTTGGAAGGATGTTGGGGAACATATTTCTCAACAAATTTCAGGTTTGTCGGCAGATGAAAAAATAATAGCGGTGTTTGATTACCAAAAACTGTCTGAAACTAGGTCCTTTGTCTTTATCAGTCGCTATGGTTTAATTAAACAAACGAAGATGGTAGATTTCTCTCCTTGGCGTTCATACAAGGGTCGTCCAACTATTTGTATGAATTTAAAAGATGAGAAGGAAGAAATTGTAAATTGTTACTTAGTAAAAGATGATGACCCATTAGATGTCTTCTTAGTAACTACTAAAGGTTTTGGGTTACGTTATCCTTTAGCCGAGGTACCAGTAGTAGGAGCTAGAGCAGCAGGCGTCAAATCAATTAATCTCAAAGAAGATGATTATGTCGTGAATGGCGTTTTAGTTGTTCCTGATGGTGATACCGCAGTGACGATTGTGACTCAACGTGGCGCAGTTAAGCGAATGCTCGCCCAAGAAATACCACCATTGAGTAGAGCTAAGAGGGGGTTAATGGTAATTAGGGAACTAAAAGCCCACCCACACCGTATTGTATATATGACACCTTCTAGTCAGCAACCTGAGTTAGATATTACCACGCAAAATAACACACGTTACCGTGTGTCAGAAAACGATTTTCCGATAAGTGATCGAACGTCAAATGGGTCATTTATTGGAGATGAGAAAAAAGATGGTCAGATTTTTGATATCCATCAGGTTATCCAAGCTAAACTTCGTGAAAATAACGAATAG
- the pflB gene encoding formate C-acetyltransferase: MDAWKGFKGNQWKEEVNVRDFIQANYTEYTGDDSFLEPIAPSTDKLWTKLQELFDVQHEKNGVYDMDTNIPATITSHEPGYLIKEEETIVGLQTDVPLKQAFMPFGGINMANNALTSNGYEIDPEMSHIFTDYRKTHNQGVFDAYTPEMRSARKNKIITGLPDAYGRGRIIGDYRRLALYGVDFLMAQKAKDHANTGNKVMTDDVVRLREEISEQYRALGQIKEMAASYGFDVSKPATDSKEAIQWLYFGYLAAIKSQNGAAMSIGRISAFLDIYIQRDLEAGVITEFEAQEMIDHLIMKLRMVKFARTPEYNQLFSGYPIWATLSIAGMGLDGRSLVTKNDFRILHTLTNMGPSPEPNLTVLYSSSEPEGFRTYAAKIAKESSSIQFENDDLLRANWGSDDCAIACCVSATVMGKDMQFFGARANLAKAVLYAINGGVDEMTKAQVAPKFRPMTGDKLDYNEFIERYKDIMDWLAELYVNTLNVIHYMHDKYAYEAPQLAFMDSDLKRTFATGIAGISHAADSLMAIKHGNVEVIRDENGLAIDYKPTQEFPTYGNDQEEADEIANWILDYFMTQIKRQHTYRNSTPTTSLLTITSNVVYGKATGNTPDGRRAGKPLAPGANPSYQDGKFLGEKHGLLASLNSTARLQYTNALDGISNTQTINPNGLGKDDDTRINNLRNVMDGYFDKGGYHLNVNVFTNELLLDAQANPEKYPNLTIRVSGYAVKFRDLTPEQQADVISRTSHDHM; encoded by the coding sequence ATGGACGCATGGAAAGGCTTTAAAGGCAATCAATGGAAAGAAGAAGTTAACGTTAGAGACTTCATTCAAGCAAACTACACAGAGTACACTGGTGATGATAGTTTCTTAGAACCGATTGCACCAAGTACAGACAAATTATGGACAAAATTACAAGAGTTATTTGATGTACAACACGAAAAAAATGGTGTGTACGATATGGATACTAATATCCCTGCAACAATCACATCACATGAACCTGGTTATTTAATTAAAGAAGAAGAAACAATTGTTGGGTTACAAACTGATGTTCCATTAAAACAAGCATTCATGCCATTTGGTGGTATCAACATGGCAAACAACGCTTTGACTTCAAATGGGTATGAGATTGATCCAGAAATGTCTCATATTTTTACAGATTACCGTAAAACACATAACCAAGGTGTATTCGATGCTTACACACCTGAGATGCGCTCAGCACGTAAAAATAAAATTATTACTGGTTTACCAGATGCTTACGGACGTGGACGTATCATCGGTGACTACCGTCGTTTAGCTTTATATGGTGTTGACTTCTTAATGGCTCAAAAAGCTAAAGATCATGCCAATACTGGTAACAAAGTTATGACAGATGATGTTGTTCGTTTAAGAGAAGAAATTTCAGAACAATATCGTGCATTAGGACAAATCAAAGAAATGGCAGCCTCATATGGATTTGATGTTTCTAAACCAGCAACTGATTCTAAAGAAGCGATTCAATGGTTATACTTTGGTTACTTAGCAGCAATCAAATCACAAAATGGAGCGGCAATGTCTATCGGACGTATCTCAGCATTCTTAGACATTTATATCCAACGTGATTTAGAAGCAGGTGTCATTACTGAATTTGAAGCACAAGAAATGATTGATCATTTAATCATGAAATTGCGTATGGTTAAATTTGCTCGTACTCCAGAGTACAACCAATTATTCTCTGGTTACCCAATTTGGGCTACTTTATCAATCGCTGGTATGGGATTAGATGGACGCTCATTAGTTACTAAGAACGATTTCCGTATCTTACATACATTAACAAACATGGGACCTTCTCCAGAACCAAACTTAACAGTATTATATTCATCAAGCGAACCAGAAGGGTTCAGAACATATGCTGCTAAAATTGCTAAAGAATCATCATCAATCCAATTCGAAAATGATGACTTATTGCGCGCTAACTGGGGATCAGATGACTGTGCGATTGCATGTTGTGTCTCTGCAACAGTTATGGGTAAAGATATGCAGTTCTTCGGAGCTCGTGCTAACTTAGCTAAAGCTGTGCTTTATGCAATCAACGGTGGTGTTGATGAAATGACTAAAGCTCAAGTTGCACCAAAATTCCGTCCAATGACTGGCGATAAATTAGACTACAACGAATTTATTGAACGCTATAAAGATATTATGGATTGGTTAGCAGAATTATATGTTAATACTCTAAATGTTATTCACTACATGCATGATAAATATGCATATGAAGCGCCTCAATTAGCATTTATGGATAGTGATTTAAAACGTACGTTCGCAACAGGGATTGCAGGTATTTCACATGCGGCAGACAGCTTAATGGCTATCAAACATGGTAACGTTGAAGTTATTCGCGATGAAAATGGTTTAGCTATTGATTACAAACCAACTCAAGAATTCCCAACTTACGGAAATGATCAAGAAGAAGCTGATGAGATCGCTAACTGGATTTTAGATTATTTCATGACTCAAATCAAACGCCAACATACTTACCGTAACTCTACACCAACAACATCATTATTAACAATCACTTCAAACGTTGTTTATGGTAAAGCTACTGGTAATACACCTGATGGCCGTCGTGCTGGTAAACCTTTAGCACCAGGAGCAAATCCATCTTATCAAGATGGTAAATTCCTAGGAGAGAAACATGGTCTTTTAGCGTCATTGAACTCAACTGCTCGTTTACAATACACTAACGCTTTAGATGGTATTTCAAATACTCAAACTATCAATCCTAACGGATTAGGTAAAGATGATGACACTCGTATTAATAATCTACGTAACGTTATGGATGGATACTTTGATAAAGGTGGTTATCACTTAAACGTGAACGTATTTACTAATGAATTATTACTAGATGCGCAAGCTAACCCAGAAAAATATCCAAACTTAACAATCCGTGTATCTGGCTATGCTGTTAAATTCCGTGATTTAACGCCAGAACAACAAGCAGATGTTATTTCAAGAACTTCACACGATCATATGTAA
- a CDS encoding DMT family transporter codes for MKIAFYLGGSILFEVLASSSLKLTRGFTKLLPSVLVVVSYAISFFFLSLVLQLFPLGGAYAIWGGIGTILTCLIGVLRYHEPLNFKKISGIGLIILGVIVLNLYGGVH; via the coding sequence ATGAAAATAGCTTTTTATTTGGGAGGGTCTATCTTGTTTGAAGTACTAGCAAGCTCTTCTCTAAAATTAACACGTGGCTTTACAAAATTACTACCTAGTGTGCTCGTTGTCGTGAGTTACGCCATCTCTTTTTTCTTTCTATCACTAGTCCTTCAATTATTCCCTCTTGGTGGTGCTTATGCCATTTGGGGTGGAATTGGAACTATTTTAACTTGCTTAATTGGAGTCTTACGATACCATGAACCTTTAAATTTTAAGAAGATAAGTGGGATTGGTCTGATCATTTTAGGTGTGATTGTTTTAAATTTATATGGAGGTGTCCATTAG
- a CDS encoding TetR/AcrR family transcriptional regulator, with translation MTKGDKTKKIILEDCLSLLKTCDISNFTLDLLADKSISTKSGILYHFTNKNNLLNTLADAIAQKFTKNFEEVARTYPLNDTFKYHKSFIECSKSDLLGETEYNLAIIISQYTHHDMSDSYVSLLEKLAYDKVPSSQSNIIRMTIDGLYYSRYLNNMPLDDLETLETLNYLYTFLEENQ, from the coding sequence TTGACAAAAGGAGATAAAACTAAAAAAATTATTCTTGAAGATTGCTTAAGCTTATTAAAAACATGTGATATTTCTAACTTCACCTTGGATTTATTGGCTGATAAATCTATTTCAACCAAGAGTGGGATTTTATATCATTTTACTAACAAAAATAATTTACTCAACACCTTGGCTGATGCTATTGCTCAAAAATTTACTAAAAATTTTGAAGAAGTTGCTAGGACTTACCCCTTGAATGACACTTTCAAATATCACAAATCATTTATAGAGTGTTCTAAATCAGATTTATTGGGTGAAACTGAGTATAATTTAGCCATCATTATCAGTCAATATACACACCATGATATGTCTGACTCCTATGTTAGTTTATTAGAAAAGCTGGCGTATGACAAAGTTCCTTCCTCTCAATCCAATATCATTCGCATGACTATCGATGGTCTATATTATTCACGCTATTTAAATAATATGCCTTTAGATGATTTGGAAACCTTGGAAACACTTAATTATTTATACACTTTTTTGGAGGAAAATCAATAA
- a CDS encoding LysR family transcriptional regulator has translation MKEHPNKLISSRAFAYFLQLAETLNYTKTAQLLGISQPALTQQIKKLESKVGASLFRTAGKQLSLTEAGIIMKEAVENIYDVLVEATEKIHDENSCTQGKITIGISASVEDCVLTSFITDYFKEYPNVEVTLFMVGRREVWEFLEKNKIDIAILYLPSGVLNKWSGYESIDIITDELLFLHHDAELELKESITYKESQEYPWVTYPKSYFVSEVIQSAFESIDMKKPESVAHFTKPEQMFRFSNETGVNTALPRSFFQAHKREGELRAIPFNPPITMDLTFVFRKEKMNVPRIAHFLNVFQDYVKDEDYISRLKNNNKKNIE, from the coding sequence GTGAAAGAACATCCTAATAAATTGATTTCATCCAGAGCATTTGCTTATTTTTTACAGTTAGCCGAAACACTTAATTATACTAAAACAGCACAGCTTTTAGGCATATCTCAGCCAGCTTTGACGCAACAAATTAAAAAATTGGAAAGCAAAGTGGGTGCTTCATTATTTAGAACAGCAGGTAAGCAACTATCCTTGACAGAAGCTGGGATTATCATGAAAGAGGCCGTTGAAAATATTTATGATGTTTTAGTCGAAGCAACTGAAAAAATTCACGATGAAAACTCATGTACACAAGGAAAAATCACTATTGGTATTTCTGCTTCCGTGGAAGATTGTGTGCTTACAAGTTTTATTACGGATTATTTCAAAGAATATCCTAATGTTGAAGTGACTCTTTTTATGGTAGGACGTAGAGAAGTCTGGGAATTTCTTGAAAAAAATAAAATTGATATAGCTATTTTATACTTACCAAGCGGTGTTTTAAATAAATGGTCAGGGTATGAGTCCATTGATATTATTACTGATGAATTATTATTTTTACATCATGATGCAGAACTAGAGTTAAAAGAAAGTATTACCTATAAAGAATCTCAAGAATACCCATGGGTCACATATCCCAAATCTTATTTTGTATCAGAAGTAATCCAATCAGCTTTTGAGTCAATTGATATGAAAAAACCAGAAAGTGTTGCTCATTTTACTAAACCAGAACAAATGTTTCGATTTAGTAATGAAACAGGGGTCAATACAGCCTTGCCACGTTCATTTTTTCAAGCGCATAAAAGAGAGGGCGAGTTACGAGCGATACCTTTTAATCCGCCAATTACAATGGATTTAACCTTTGTTTTTAGAAAAGAGAAGATGAATGTTCCAAGAATTGCTCATTTTTTAAATGTATTTCAAGATTATGTTAAAGACGAAGATTATATTTCTCGTTTAAAAAATAATAATAAAAAAAATATTGAATAG
- a CDS encoding restriction endonuclease codes for MFLSRRQKYEEIKTQSLLQDKQKELAMLEYEIKQLRETKENLVEDIFNHQQLNDKLKRNIGFFKNYLHDIQHFLLATELKYIDSLNGLEFESFISDLLVKLGYTTRVTPASGDKGVDIIAEKSGYLFAVQCKHYSSSVDIKAVQECFTGTTIYDCDFGIVCTTNYFTAPAMAAAEKTNIELWDRDYLIELLKEAFVKVNVPDSILADDFFYTHDHDPSPLVVAKKNEELDSLYDDAVNLVIREGKANVSLLKKQLKIGYIRADRLLKTMESRGIVAYDDQTKQRKVIIKNNI; via the coding sequence GTGTTTTTATCTAGACGTCAAAAATATGAAGAAATTAAAACTCAGTCACTATTACAAGATAAGCAAAAAGAACTTGCCATGTTGGAATATGAAATAAAACAATTACGTGAAACTAAAGAAAATCTTGTTGAAGACATCTTTAACCATCAACAATTAAATGATAAACTAAAGCGAAATATCGGCTTCTTTAAAAATTACTTGCATGATATTCAGCATTTTTTACTTGCGACAGAGTTAAAATATATTGATAGTTTAAATGGGCTTGAATTTGAATCCTTTATTTCTGACTTGCTTGTTAAGCTTGGATATACGACTCGAGTCACCCCTGCCTCAGGAGACAAAGGGGTAGATATTATTGCAGAAAAAAGTGGCTATCTATTTGCTGTCCAATGTAAGCATTATTCTTCTAGTGTAGACATTAAAGCTGTTCAAGAATGTTTTACTGGTACGACCATTTATGATTGTGATTTTGGTATCGTTTGTACTACTAACTATTTCACAGCTCCTGCCATGGCGGCAGCAGAGAAAACTAATATCGAATTATGGGATAGAGATTATTTAATAGAACTACTGAAAGAAGCTTTTGTAAAAGTAAATGTACCTGACAGTATTTTAGCAGATGATTTTTTCTATACTCACGATCATGACCCTTCCCCCTTAGTAGTAGCTAAAAAAAATGAAGAACTAGATAGTCTTTATGACGATGCCGTAAACCTAGTTATACGAGAAGGAAAGGCCAATGTCTCGCTTTTAAAAAAACAATTAAAAATTGGTTATATTCGGGCAGATCGCCTCTTAAAGACAATGGAATCACGCGGTATCGTGGCGTACGATGACCAAACAAAACAAAGAAAAGTAATTATTAAAAATAATATTTAA
- a CDS encoding acyltransferase family protein yields MTEKRSNDRDYYFDNAKFILIALVVFGHFIQPFISKNWLLEDLYYFIFTFHMPSFIFISGYFSKKYQEPYYLLKVTKKLLFPYLMFQILYSIFYACIGLSNGFNFKLLVPEWSLWFLLSMFFWQLSLFLFGKLSPFLGILLSIIMSGLVGYVPFIGQELSISRTLVFLPFFLIGHYTTPRAIQIVRSRLPKLIAIGLFFLVALLVEQNDQMNKYWFFGSLSYDHFLENPSLGFIVRLYIYSLSFLAMLAFFIIIPKYRLFFSRWGRNTLYTYLLHGFLIKALRAADISSIPLTSFSFFILFILSISVSIILSTNRVAKICQPVMEYQKFYTLCYTNYQKFLQ; encoded by the coding sequence ATGACTGAGAAACGTTCAAATGACAGGGATTATTATTTTGACAATGCTAAATTTATTTTAATAGCTCTTGTGGTATTTGGTCATTTTATACAGCCTTTTATAAGTAAAAATTGGTTGTTAGAAGATCTTTATTATTTTATTTTTACATTTCATATGCCGTCGTTTATTTTCATATCTGGTTATTTTAGTAAAAAGTATCAAGAACCTTATTATTTACTAAAAGTCACAAAAAAATTATTATTTCCTTATCTCATGTTTCAAATATTGTACAGTATTTTTTATGCATGCATTGGGTTATCAAACGGCTTCAACTTTAAGTTATTAGTACCTGAGTGGTCTTTATGGTTCCTTCTGAGTATGTTCTTTTGGCAATTGAGTTTATTTTTATTTGGTAAGTTATCCCCTTTTCTTGGTATTTTACTTTCAATTATTATGAGCGGACTGGTTGGATATGTCCCATTCATTGGTCAAGAATTGAGTATCTCACGCACATTAGTTTTCTTACCATTTTTTTTAATTGGTCATTATACAACACCAAGGGCGATTCAAATCGTCCGATCAAGACTGCCAAAGTTAATCGCCATAGGTTTGTTTTTTTTAGTAGCTCTTTTAGTTGAACAGAATGACCAAATGAACAAATACTGGTTTTTTGGCTCATTATCTTATGATCACTTTTTAGAAAATCCATCATTAGGTTTTATTGTGAGACTGTATATCTATAGTCTTAGTTTTTTAGCAATGCTGGCTTTTTTCATTATTATACCTAAATATAGATTATTTTTTAGTAGGTGGGGGAGAAACACCTTATATACCTATTTGCTGCATGGTTTTTTAATAAAAGCTTTGCGCGCGGCTGATATTAGTAGCATCCCACTAACTAGTTTTAGTTTTTTTATATTATTTATTTTAAGTATTAGTGTTAGTATTATTTTATCAACCAATCGAGTGGCTAAAATTTGTCAACCTGTGATGGAATATCAAAAATTTTATACTTTATGTTACACTAATTATCAAAAGTTTCTACAATAA
- the pflA gene encoding pyruvate formate-lyase-activating protein: MTKPVVGRIHSTENFGTVDGPGVRFIIFTQGCRMRCEFCHNPDTWEIGKGREVTADEMIEEALKYRSYWGEEGGITISGGEPLLQMDFLIDVFKKAKALGIHTTIDTCGKPFTREEPFISEFTELMKYTDLLLFDIKHIDAEGHKRLTQQSNDNILEMAQYLSEINQPVWIRHVLVPERTDYDEFLIRLDEFIKTLNNVDKVEVLPYHTMGKFKWDELGLTYPLEGINPPEKERVENAKKLLHVADYKGYETHKGK; the protein is encoded by the coding sequence ATGACTAAACCTGTAGTAGGGCGTATACATTCAACAGAAAACTTTGGAACCGTTGATGGTCCTGGTGTTCGTTTTATTATTTTTACACAAGGTTGTCGTATGCGTTGCGAATTTTGTCATAATCCAGATACTTGGGAAATTGGCAAGGGGCGTGAAGTGACAGCTGATGAAATGATTGAAGAAGCTTTGAAATATCGCAGTTATTGGGGTGAAGAAGGCGGCATCACCATTAGTGGTGGAGAGCCATTGTTGCAAATGGATTTTTTAATTGATGTATTTAAAAAAGCGAAAGCTTTAGGAATCCATACGACAATCGATACTTGCGGAAAACCTTTTACGAGAGAAGAACCATTTATTAGTGAATTTACTGAACTAATGAAATATACTGATTTGTTACTTTTTGATATTAAACATATTGATGCAGAAGGTCATAAACGTTTAACACAACAGTCTAATGATAATATTTTAGAAATGGCACAATACTTATCTGAAATTAATCAGCCTGTTTGGATTCGTCATGTATTAGTACCAGAAAGAACAGATTATGATGAATTTTTAATCCGTTTAGATGAGTTTATTAAAACACTTAACAATGTAGATAAAGTAGAAGTATTACCGTACCATACTATGGGTAAATTCAAATGGGATGAGTTAGGTTTAACCTACCCACTTGAAGGTATTAATCCACCTGAAAAAGAGCGTGTAGAAAATGCTAAAAAATTATTACATGTTGCTGATTATAAAGGGTATGAAACGCATAAAGGAAAGTAA